The Neofelis nebulosa isolate mNeoNeb1 chromosome 1, mNeoNeb1.pri, whole genome shotgun sequence sequence tggaaaccaatttgacaataaatttcatattaaaaaaaattttttttaaaaagatatgctgCCGGTGAAGGTACCAtgggttctggagccagactgaccTGGGTCAGAGTTACAGGTCTCCCACTCCTTGGCACAGTACCGGGAGAAAGTGAGCTTCTGTGAGCCCCAaagtcctcatctgtaaaatgagaataatacttTGCAGTCATTaagaggatgaaataaaaaatatatatatagacaggGACAGGTACGATCCCAAAAACACTGCAGGCACCATCAATGGTAGCTCTGGAGTGGCCTACATAACTCCCTAGGGAATCTTTGTTTTTAGATGCCagactgcatttatttatttattatttaataatgttaACTACTCAGCTCCCCATCAGTAGACATACCTAAGTGCGGATTAAGTGACCTCTTTTGGAGCATGCTCTAGAAGGGTTTGAAATATTGGTGGCCACTTAGATAAGAAAGTGTGTGAGTTCCTCTCCATGGCCCCCCCATCCCCCGCAGTTCCATTTTGAAGGAACTCATTCTAAGGAAGCAATCTAATCAAAGGTGTGTAAGATGATTATTGCAGAACTATTTTGGCTGAGAATGCAGAAAACCCCAAATGCCCAGCAATGAAGAAATGAATCATCATACATCCCTACCATGAAATACCAAGCAATGGAATATTTTAGTATACATGTTTATTGACATGGAATGATAATCAcaacatattactaagtgaaaatgtaggttattaaaaatatgtgttatcctgttccattttattttttgaccatttcttcaaaatatgtgcattaaaaatggaaaattggaaaaatatgctttaaatacTCATGGTGGTTATCTCTGGATGGTAAGTTTTGGGGCAAATTTAACCCTTTTTCTCAGGTTTGTCTGTATTTTATCATAGAGTGAGGATTACCTTTGTAGTAGTAATAAGCATAAAGGGTAACAGAGCTCTGAGGTTCTATCAACTGCTGGGGTGAGGAGAGGACCCCATTTGTGATGAACAGTGAAAGCTGGTGACCCCAAACCCATCCTGTCTCTCCACAGCTGAAGTCCAGGAGCATGGCAGAACTCCCAAGGCTCAGAAAAAGAGAGGCTTCAAAGCAGCCAGCCCTGGAGAGGTgaagcccccaggagccccaggtgggAAAAAACCCGAAGCAGACCTCAGCCAGAAGACCCTGCAGATGGAGGCTGCAGCCCCaagcctcccagcctcctccatTCTGACGCTGGTGTTAGGGAGGGGCCGCTTCCAGAAGGTGGGGGACTCTCTTAGCCTGCGGGCTGGGGATCCCCTGGAGCTTCGCTGCCGGGGGAAGGTGGTCCACTGGAGGGTGCCTGTATACCTGGAAGAGGAGGGCAAGGAACGCCTGAGGTATGCAATGGAGTAGCTCCTCTGACTACAGGCATCTGAAAGAAACAGTGAGATGGGCTCACGAGACCCACCAGTTGCGGAGCGGTTTAACAGAATGAGAGCCATGGCTTCCCACAATCCGGGATGTCAATTCTGGGGGCAGCAAATGGTGCCTGCAGGGAGAAAGGTGGCAGTAGTACGGGGGACAGGCTGTCTGACCTATCTGTGCCGGAATGTTGGGCTGAGATGCCCTTATGTCAGGGATGCCGTCATAGGGGAGGCAGAAATGAAGGCAGAGTTGACCCCACCAGCATCGCTCACCCCAGGTCCAGAAGCAAATCAGGCAGAGGCTGGGACATAAAAGGGTTCAGGAGATTTGTCCACCTTTTCTCAATTCAGCCTCCTAGGGTGAGATTTCCTGGAACCCTGCCTCCTTTAGGGGGTAGAGTCGCTTAGAGGGCATTTACTGGCCTGAAGAGCGAGACACAGGGAAGGAGCCAAGGACAACAAAGGAGTTTGGGGGATGCCGTTTGCGATGCCATTTGCGATGCAAGGACAAGGTCTGTGAGGGGTAGATGGACCAATCAGAAGATGTGCATGAGGCCAGAGAGACAGGCGAGCAATCAGCAAACCCTTACAGCctaagtggggaagggagaagactGGGTGGGCCATGTGatgaaagctggggagggggactcTCAGACGACTCCATGCTGCTCGCTAGGTGTCCCAGGCCATCCCCGTCTCCTGCCTGCCTCACCCTGGCCCAGCCCCACACCTGTCTTTCAGAATCAAGCACTTCAGCCGTCACAGCCAGCTGCAGCTGGTCAACTCCACGGGCGCGGACACGGGGGAATACAGCTGCTGGGCTCAGCACTGCCAGGATGGCGAGGGCGCAGAAGGCGAGGCCCGCCAGGGAAAGACCTTCATCTTCTTCACAGGTGCCCCGGAGTCAGGTCTCCAAGAACGTCAGTCAAAATGACAAAGCTGGAGCTAGCAGGCTGGTCTTCAGCTGTCAGTCTTAGAAGCCCTTACCAGAGAGGAAAAAGCACCCCAGGGCAGGAatgggcagggaaagagggattTTAAGTCCCCGAGACAGACCTCATGTTCATGGGCGGTGGTAGAGCATCAGGAAACAACGAATCTGTGCCAAGCTCATtcgtctctcttcctccttccttcccagaccCAGAGGAGCTCTTTGTCCCCACCGAGGATTATTATAAGGTGGTGCAGTTGCACAGCCATCAACCAGTCCTGCTTCCCTGCCAGGTGACCAACCCTCTGGCCCACGTGACACTGCATCGGGAGTTCCCCCCGGAGGAAGTCCCAGTGGATGGGATAGACATCTCCTTTGACGTGAAGAAGGGCTTCACCATCCACCGGCCCCGAGCTTCCTTGGCTGGAGCCCTCTTCTGCTTGgccagcctgggtggcttgagaCAAATTTCTACCAAGTACATGCTGATCTACATCAAGTGTGCGTGGGCCtagggctggggtgggtggggcgaGGGAGGATATGGGGAGAGATACCTCTTAGGGACTTCAGATTTGAGTTCTGTGGATCACGGAACGCTGACCAACCAACCAGCATTCAACAACACCCCACGTAGTCAACCATCTTGTCCAGACAGGCAGCCAGTCAGCCAG is a genomic window containing:
- the LOC131506688 gene encoding platelet-derived growth factor receptor-like protein encodes the protein MVSRACCWLSWCLLICVISAEVQEHGRTPKAQKKRGFKAASPGEVKPPGAPGGKKPEADLSQKTLQMEAAAPSLPASSILTLVLGRGRFQKVGDSLSLRAGDPLELRCRGKVVHWRVPVYLEEEGKERLRIKHFSRHSQLQLVNSTGADTGEYSCWAQHCQDGEGAEGEARQGKTFIFFTDPEELFVPTEDYYKVVQLHSHQPVLLPCQVTNPLAHVTLHREFPPEEVPVDGIDISFDVKKGFTIHRPRASLAGALFCLASLGGLRQISTKYMLIYIKYPSSSPKPTIQASATSVQLGENFSVTCTALGEPDIAVDFIWEYPGQKLGRPPYVSEWASVVRQEGQVQQEAGSTLHVEEARAGDSGIYTCRATNLQGTGTATTHVRVTRSSHVSPAPS